In Macadamia integrifolia cultivar HAES 741 chromosome 1, SCU_Mint_v3, whole genome shotgun sequence, a single window of DNA contains:
- the LOC122073791 gene encoding glutamate receptor 2.5-like isoform X3 produces MAVEQVGTLNPQFLSRNTTNKLTDLSSLGYSTIGPQLLQTILSTTFKGLTGDFNLINGQLQSSAFQIFNIIREEERVIGYWTPMKGISRQLNTKNKLTSMSNLKAILWPGDSINKPKGWDILTNGKEYLKVLVPNKHIYGFSQYLSIERDPITKKATNFTGFCIELFGNLTSRLPFGLPYQYQAYPLDGKSIHNYGEMIDEVYYMNFDAVVGDISILANRSNYVDFTMPYTEFGVTMVVAMKDNLEKEFWMFVKPLSLGVWLVTFAGFVYIGVVVWILEHPTNTEFGASHRERIEKSIWYSFSTLVFSQRGSIENNLTRAVLITWVFFVLILTQCYTASLSSKLTVQQLQPTITDLNDIKNNGYYVGHQYGSFVKDFLIDHLHLDKSKVKSYKTPDEYHYALSNGTDNGGVAAIFDELPYVQVFLNMYCNRYTTVGRTYSSEGFGFEEVPCN; encoded by the exons ATGGCAGTTGAGCAAGTTGGAACCTTGAATCCTCAGTTCTTGAGTAGGAACACCACCAACAAATTAACTGATCTTTCCAGCCTTGGATACTCAACAATTGGTCCCCAACTTCTCCAAACTATCTTGAGCACTACATTTAAAGGATTGACTGGTGATTTCAATCTGATTAATGGGCAGTTGCAATCTTCTGCTTTTCAAATATTCAACATTattagagaagaggagagagtgaTTGGATATTGGACCCCAATGAAAGGAATTTCAAGGCAGttaaacacaaaaaataagTTGACTTCTATGAGTAATCTAAAAGCTATTTTATGGCCAGGTGACTCAATAAATAAGCCAAAGGGTTGGGATATACTGACAAATGGTAAAGAGTACTTAAAAGTTTTGGTGCCAAATAAGCATATATATGGGTTCAGTCAATATTTGAGCATTGAACGAGATCCCATTACTAAGAAGGCAACCAATTTCACTGGGTTCTGTATAGAATTATTTGGTAATTTAACAAGTAGGCTACCCTTTGGTCTCCCCTATCAATATCAAGCTTACCCGTTGGATGGAAAATCTATTCACAACTATGGTGAAATGATTGACGAAGTTTACTATATG AACTTCGATGCAGTAGTGGGGGATATATCAATTTTGGCAAATCGATCAAATTATGTAGATTTTACAATGCCATATACAGAATTTGGGGTGACAATGGTGGTGGCAATGAAAGATAATTTGGAGAAAGAATTCTGGATGTTCGTAAAGCCTTTAAGCCTAGGTGTTTGGCTGGTAACTTTTGCAGGTTTCGTTTACATAGGGGTGGTTGTGTGGATTCTTGAACATCCTACAAATACTGAGTTTGGGGCCTCACATCGAGAACGAATTGAAAAAAGCATCTGGTACTCCTTCTCAACGCTCGTATTTTCCCAAC GAGGGAGCATTGAGAACAACTTAACAAGGGCTGTATTGATAACATGGGTGTTCTTTGTGCTCATATTAACACAATGTTACACTGCAAGCCTCTCATCTAAGTTAACAGTACAACAATTGCAGCCAACAATCACTGATTTAAACGACATAAAGAATAATGGATATTATGTGGGACACCAATATGGTTCATTTGTGAAAGACTTCCTGATCGACCATTTGCATTTGGACAAGTCCAAGGTCAAGAGTTATAAAACTCCAGATGAATATCATTATGCTTTGTCTAAtggaacagataatggaggagttGCTGCCATTTTTGATGAACTTCCTTATGTCCAAGTCTTCCTCAATATGTATTGTAATAGATACACTACAGTTGGACGCACCTACTCGTCTGAAGGATTTGGCTTT GAGGAGGTACCATGTAACTGA
- the LOC122073791 gene encoding glutamate receptor 2.8-like isoform X1, with protein sequence MAVEQVGTLNPQFLSRNTTNKLTDLSSLGYSTIGPQLLQTILSTTFKGLTGDFNLINGQLQSSAFQIFNIIREEERVIGYWTPMKGISRQLNTKNKLTSMSNLKAILWPGDSINKPKGWDILTNGKEYLKVLVPNKHIYGFSQYLSIERDPITKKATNFTGFCIELFGNLTSRLPFGLPYQYQAYPLDGKSIHNYGEMIDEVYYMNFDAVVGDISILANRSNYVDFTMPYTEFGVTMVVAMKDNLEKEFWMFVKPLSLGVWLVTFAGFVYIGVVVWILEHPTNTEFGASHRERIEKSIWYSFSTLVFSQRGSIENNLTRAVLITWVFFVLILTQCYTASLSSKLTVQQLQPTITDLNDIKNNGYYVGHQYGSFVKDFLIDHLHLDKSKVKSYKTPDEYHYALSNGTDNGGVAAIFDELPYVQVFLNMYCNRYTTVGRTYSSEGFGFVFPKGSPLVSYMSRAIVNITDDGTLDKIKQRWLQNQTNCNNNADVSSTSTNQLTLRSPGGLFLIIGVISGLSLLIHLFLFVYGSWHVQTTRMFLRSSWRNVRHMIIYITNSLRRRYHVTEVGPMESQPTVTRDIEEGTVKEEFGSMELQQRGAKHREEPIVEECIVEGGGIVEEENTVEGLSRRCLKVNIDGTDYDHYPRLPITNNVARWTSIRPWKYCQECITPLWKNKNETTY encoded by the exons ATGGCAGTTGAGCAAGTTGGAACCTTGAATCCTCAGTTCTTGAGTAGGAACACCACCAACAAATTAACTGATCTTTCCAGCCTTGGATACTCAACAATTGGTCCCCAACTTCTCCAAACTATCTTGAGCACTACATTTAAAGGATTGACTGGTGATTTCAATCTGATTAATGGGCAGTTGCAATCTTCTGCTTTTCAAATATTCAACATTattagagaagaggagagagtgaTTGGATATTGGACCCCAATGAAAGGAATTTCAAGGCAGttaaacacaaaaaataagTTGACTTCTATGAGTAATCTAAAAGCTATTTTATGGCCAGGTGACTCAATAAATAAGCCAAAGGGTTGGGATATACTGACAAATGGTAAAGAGTACTTAAAAGTTTTGGTGCCAAATAAGCATATATATGGGTTCAGTCAATATTTGAGCATTGAACGAGATCCCATTACTAAGAAGGCAACCAATTTCACTGGGTTCTGTATAGAATTATTTGGTAATTTAACAAGTAGGCTACCCTTTGGTCTCCCCTATCAATATCAAGCTTACCCGTTGGATGGAAAATCTATTCACAACTATGGTGAAATGATTGACGAAGTTTACTATATG AACTTCGATGCAGTAGTGGGGGATATATCAATTTTGGCAAATCGATCAAATTATGTAGATTTTACAATGCCATATACAGAATTTGGGGTGACAATGGTGGTGGCAATGAAAGATAATTTGGAGAAAGAATTCTGGATGTTCGTAAAGCCTTTAAGCCTAGGTGTTTGGCTGGTAACTTTTGCAGGTTTCGTTTACATAGGGGTGGTTGTGTGGATTCTTGAACATCCTACAAATACTGAGTTTGGGGCCTCACATCGAGAACGAATTGAAAAAAGCATCTGGTACTCCTTCTCAACGCTCGTATTTTCCCAAC GAGGGAGCATTGAGAACAACTTAACAAGGGCTGTATTGATAACATGGGTGTTCTTTGTGCTCATATTAACACAATGTTACACTGCAAGCCTCTCATCTAAGTTAACAGTACAACAATTGCAGCCAACAATCACTGATTTAAACGACATAAAGAATAATGGATATTATGTGGGACACCAATATGGTTCATTTGTGAAAGACTTCCTGATCGACCATTTGCATTTGGACAAGTCCAAGGTCAAGAGTTATAAAACTCCAGATGAATATCATTATGCTTTGTCTAAtggaacagataatggaggagttGCTGCCATTTTTGATGAACTTCCTTATGTCCAAGTCTTCCTCAATATGTATTGTAATAGATACACTACAGTTGGACGCACCTACTCGTCTGAAGGATTTGGCTTT GTCTTCCCTAAAGGTTCTCCTTTAGTGTCTTATATGTCAAGGGCAATTGTAAATATTACTGATGATGGGACATTAGACAAAATTAAGCAAAGGTGGTtacaaaatcaaacaaattgCAACAACAATGCAGATGTTTCTTCAACATCAACCAACCAGCTCACCCTTCGAAGCCCTGGAGGTCTCTTCCTCATCATAGGAGTCATTTCAGGCCTTTCACTGTTAATACACTTATTCCTATTTGTGTATGGGAGTTGGCATGTACAAACCACTAGAATGTTTCTAAGATCATCTTGGAGAAATGTTAGACATATGATCATTTATATCACAAATTCTCTCAGGAGGAGGTACCATGTAACTGAAGTTGGACCCATGGAAAGTCAACCTACAGTTACTAGGGACATAGAAGAAGGCACTGTTAAAGAAGAATTTGGATCCATGGAACTTCAACAAAGGGGTGCCAAGCACAGGGAAGAACCCATTGTTGAAGAATGCATTGTTGAAGGAGGAGGCAttgttgaagaagaaaacactgtTGAAGGACTATCAAGGCGGTGCTTGAAAGTAAACATCGATGGCACCGACTACGACCACTATCCAAGACTTCCTATTACCAACAATGTAGCAAGATGGACAAGCATCCGCCCATGGAAATATTGTCAAGAATGTATAACTCCTctatggaaaaacaaaaatgaaactaCCTATTAA
- the LOC122073791 gene encoding glutamate receptor 2.9-like isoform X2: MAVEQVGTLNPQFLSRNTTNKLTDLSSLGYSTIGPQLLQTILSTTFKGLTGDFNLINGQLQSSAFQIFNIIREEERVIGYWTPMKGISRQLNTKNKLTSMSNLKAILWPGDSINKPKGWDILTNGKEYLKVLVPNKHIYGFSQYLSIERDPITKKATNFTGFCIELFGNLTSRLPFGLPYQYQAYPLDGKSIHNYGEMIDEVYYMNFDAVVGDISILANRSNYVDFTMPYTEFGVTMVVAMKDNLEKEFWMFVKPLSLGVWLVTFAGFVYIGVVVWILEHPTNTEFGASHRERIEKSIWYSFSTLVFSQHNGGVAAIFDELPYVQVFLNMYCNRYTTVGRTYSSEGFGFVFPKGSPLVSYMSRAIVNITDDGTLDKIKQRWLQNQTNCNNNADVSSTSTNQLTLRSPGGLFLIIGVISGLSLLIHLFLFVYGSWHVQTTRMFLRSSWRNVRHMIIYITNSLRRRYHVTEVGPMESQPTVTRDIEEGTVKEEFGSMELQQRGAKHREEPIVEECIVEGGGIVEEENTVEGLSRRCLKVNIDGTDYDHYPRLPITNNVARWTSIRPWKYCQECITPLWKNKNETTY; encoded by the exons ATGGCAGTTGAGCAAGTTGGAACCTTGAATCCTCAGTTCTTGAGTAGGAACACCACCAACAAATTAACTGATCTTTCCAGCCTTGGATACTCAACAATTGGTCCCCAACTTCTCCAAACTATCTTGAGCACTACATTTAAAGGATTGACTGGTGATTTCAATCTGATTAATGGGCAGTTGCAATCTTCTGCTTTTCAAATATTCAACATTattagagaagaggagagagtgaTTGGATATTGGACCCCAATGAAAGGAATTTCAAGGCAGttaaacacaaaaaataagTTGACTTCTATGAGTAATCTAAAAGCTATTTTATGGCCAGGTGACTCAATAAATAAGCCAAAGGGTTGGGATATACTGACAAATGGTAAAGAGTACTTAAAAGTTTTGGTGCCAAATAAGCATATATATGGGTTCAGTCAATATTTGAGCATTGAACGAGATCCCATTACTAAGAAGGCAACCAATTTCACTGGGTTCTGTATAGAATTATTTGGTAATTTAACAAGTAGGCTACCCTTTGGTCTCCCCTATCAATATCAAGCTTACCCGTTGGATGGAAAATCTATTCACAACTATGGTGAAATGATTGACGAAGTTTACTATATG AACTTCGATGCAGTAGTGGGGGATATATCAATTTTGGCAAATCGATCAAATTATGTAGATTTTACAATGCCATATACAGAATTTGGGGTGACAATGGTGGTGGCAATGAAAGATAATTTGGAGAAAGAATTCTGGATGTTCGTAAAGCCTTTAAGCCTAGGTGTTTGGCTGGTAACTTTTGCAGGTTTCGTTTACATAGGGGTGGTTGTGTGGATTCTTGAACATCCTACAAATACTGAGTTTGGGGCCTCACATCGAGAACGAATTGAAAAAAGCATCTGGTACTCCTTCTCAACGCTCGTATTTTCCCAAC ataatggaggagttGCTGCCATTTTTGATGAACTTCCTTATGTCCAAGTCTTCCTCAATATGTATTGTAATAGATACACTACAGTTGGACGCACCTACTCGTCTGAAGGATTTGGCTTT GTCTTCCCTAAAGGTTCTCCTTTAGTGTCTTATATGTCAAGGGCAATTGTAAATATTACTGATGATGGGACATTAGACAAAATTAAGCAAAGGTGGTtacaaaatcaaacaaattgCAACAACAATGCAGATGTTTCTTCAACATCAACCAACCAGCTCACCCTTCGAAGCCCTGGAGGTCTCTTCCTCATCATAGGAGTCATTTCAGGCCTTTCACTGTTAATACACTTATTCCTATTTGTGTATGGGAGTTGGCATGTACAAACCACTAGAATGTTTCTAAGATCATCTTGGAGAAATGTTAGACATATGATCATTTATATCACAAATTCTCTCAGGAGGAGGTACCATGTAACTGAAGTTGGACCCATGGAAAGTCAACCTACAGTTACTAGGGACATAGAAGAAGGCACTGTTAAAGAAGAATTTGGATCCATGGAACTTCAACAAAGGGGTGCCAAGCACAGGGAAGAACCCATTGTTGAAGAATGCATTGTTGAAGGAGGAGGCAttgttgaagaagaaaacactgtTGAAGGACTATCAAGGCGGTGCTTGAAAGTAAACATCGATGGCACCGACTACGACCACTATCCAAGACTTCCTATTACCAACAATGTAGCAAGATGGACAAGCATCCGCCCATGGAAATATTGTCAAGAATGTATAACTCCTctatggaaaaacaaaaatgaaactaCCTATTAA
- the LOC122073791 gene encoding glutamate receptor 2.8-like isoform X4 — protein MVLSDFYEINSNYTTRLVLHTMNSDNDTVAATSSGFVYIGVVVWILEHPTNTEFGASHRERIEKSIWYSFSTLVFSQRGSIENNLTRAVLITWVFFVLILTQCYTASLSSKLTVQQLQPTITDLNDIKNNGYYVGHQYGSFVKDFLIDHLHLDKSKVKSYKTPDEYHYALSNGTDNGGVAAIFDELPYVQVFLNMYCNRYTTVGRTYSSEGFGFVFPKGSPLVSYMSRAIVNITDDGTLDKIKQRWLQNQTNCNNNADVSSTSTNQLTLRSPGGLFLIIGVISGLSLLIHLFLFVYGSWHVQTTRMFLRSSWRNVRHMIIYITNSLRRRYHVTEVGPMESQPTVTRDIEEGTVKEEFGSMELQQRGAKHREEPIVEECIVEGGGIVEEENTVEGLSRRCLKVNIDGTDYDHYPRLPITNNVARWTSIRPWKYCQECITPLWKNKNETTY, from the exons GTTTCGTTTACATAGGGGTGGTTGTGTGGATTCTTGAACATCCTACAAATACTGAGTTTGGGGCCTCACATCGAGAACGAATTGAAAAAAGCATCTGGTACTCCTTCTCAACGCTCGTATTTTCCCAAC GAGGGAGCATTGAGAACAACTTAACAAGGGCTGTATTGATAACATGGGTGTTCTTTGTGCTCATATTAACACAATGTTACACTGCAAGCCTCTCATCTAAGTTAACAGTACAACAATTGCAGCCAACAATCACTGATTTAAACGACATAAAGAATAATGGATATTATGTGGGACACCAATATGGTTCATTTGTGAAAGACTTCCTGATCGACCATTTGCATTTGGACAAGTCCAAGGTCAAGAGTTATAAAACTCCAGATGAATATCATTATGCTTTGTCTAAtggaacagataatggaggagttGCTGCCATTTTTGATGAACTTCCTTATGTCCAAGTCTTCCTCAATATGTATTGTAATAGATACACTACAGTTGGACGCACCTACTCGTCTGAAGGATTTGGCTTT GTCTTCCCTAAAGGTTCTCCTTTAGTGTCTTATATGTCAAGGGCAATTGTAAATATTACTGATGATGGGACATTAGACAAAATTAAGCAAAGGTGGTtacaaaatcaaacaaattgCAACAACAATGCAGATGTTTCTTCAACATCAACCAACCAGCTCACCCTTCGAAGCCCTGGAGGTCTCTTCCTCATCATAGGAGTCATTTCAGGCCTTTCACTGTTAATACACTTATTCCTATTTGTGTATGGGAGTTGGCATGTACAAACCACTAGAATGTTTCTAAGATCATCTTGGAGAAATGTTAGACATATGATCATTTATATCACAAATTCTCTCAGGAGGAGGTACCATGTAACTGAAGTTGGACCCATGGAAAGTCAACCTACAGTTACTAGGGACATAGAAGAAGGCACTGTTAAAGAAGAATTTGGATCCATGGAACTTCAACAAAGGGGTGCCAAGCACAGGGAAGAACCCATTGTTGAAGAATGCATTGTTGAAGGAGGAGGCAttgttgaagaagaaaacactgtTGAAGGACTATCAAGGCGGTGCTTGAAAGTAAACATCGATGGCACCGACTACGACCACTATCCAAGACTTCCTATTACCAACAATGTAGCAAGATGGACAAGCATCCGCCCATGGAAATATTGTCAAGAATGTATAACTCCTctatggaaaaacaaaaatgaaactaCCTATTAA
- the LOC122073007 gene encoding putative disease resistance RPP13-like protein 1, protein MAPPPQTTSTYDAEALSDEAEVLRLKLESEYQTQQVRNTPVPLIPSESNVSSFFKSSVESAVKGFNEKIEVIKGIGPKVYNFADELQRIKRFGSKVRDIDEKLKSIAKEDIVLGLSPSIGSGSSRFRLFNQRLPTSSLVMRSKVVGREEDMEKIIGWLLTGQDSDNNFSVLPIVGMGGVGKTTLAQLVYNDERVKKHFGLKAWVCVSEDFDVVRLTKEILESTIGSSLSSNSLDVLQVKLQDVLSEKRFLLVLDDMWNEKYDRWDTLRTPFAFGESGSKILVTTRHKRVASIVSTVPNDHDLKGLSDMDCFELVRRHAFRDGNSLHANGKLEVFGEKIVKKCKGLPLAIKTLAGLLRDKRENGEWKDLLENEIWDLRESEILPSLMLSYYHLPPILKRCFTYCALFPKDYVFNKIEIVMLWMAEGIVQPKGRKRLEDIGAAYFDELFMRSFFELSNRRPSNEASSPFVKPSIIYEEIFFDLSEKLYIKSFFESSNNMGLGFVMHDLIHDLAQYVSGGTYCRREEYDKPSKVLTTARHLSYLKRNCNVEAPEFVTMKSLRTLLDLEYYGDNFLSIKWFFPTMEYQFQFLRVLRFRKCSNPELPNSIGKLKHLRLLDFSFSDVERLPDSITSLCNLQTLILIHCWSLRELPKDMGNISGFLISHFLPAVSWGDSYKMPLGMGNLTNLQTLSTFVMGSKNSSELRDLSLLRGTLEISNLETIGNNEKEAMVDSLKNKVHLLGVRLRWSEYGSDVSFCDLGRDEKIEEDVLDQLHPHTNLESLWIEDYGGMRFPSWIGHHSFSNLEIVSLIDCCKCKFLPHLRQLPLLKHLVIEGCSAIKIIGSELYGDGSSSANKQFRSLETLRIGRMDEWVEWSEVVEEEQGEDGGQFPCLLELTIWCCPKLRMFSHHFPALVELEIGMCHDLRRRWRIFLHCYIR, encoded by the coding sequence ATGGCTCCACCGCCTCAAACAACTTCAACCTATGATGCTGAAGCCTTATCTGATGAAGCTGAAGTTCTACGCCTGAAATTGGAATCTGAATACCAGACCCAACAGGTACGCAACACTCCTGTTCCTCTCATTCCAAGTGAAAGTAATGTTTCCTCTTTCTTCAAGTCTAGTGTTGAATCTGCGGTTAAGGGCTTCAATGAAAAGATAGAAGTAATAAAAGGTATTGGGCCTAAGGTATATAACTTTGCTGATGAGTTGCAGAGAATTAAAAGGTTTGGATCAAAAGTAAGGGATATTGATGAGAAGTTAAAGAGTATAGCAAAAGAAGATATTGTTCTAGGTTTGAGCCCTAGCATCGGATCTGGGTCCTCGAGGTTTAGGTTATTCAATCAAAGGCTACCGACGAGTTCTTTGGTGATGAGATCTAAAGTTGTTGGTAGAGAGGAAGATATGGAGAAGATTATTGGATGGTTGTTAACGGGCCAAGATAGTGACAATAACTTCTCAGTGCTACCCATAGTTGGTATGGGTGGGGTCGGAAAGACGACCCTTGCTCAACTTGTTTACAATGATGAGAGAGTTAAGAAGCATTTTGGTCTAAAAGCTTGGGTCTGTGTATCGGAAGATTTTGATGTGGTGAGATTAACTAAAGAAATTCTCGAGTCAACCATTGGGTCATCCCTTTCTTCTAACTCATTGGATGTGCTACAGGTGAAACTTCAAGATGTATTGAGTGAAAAAAGATTTTTATTGGTTCTAGATGACATGTGGAACGAAAAGTATGATAGATGGGATACCTTAAGGACCCCTTTTGCATTCGGTGAATCTGGAAGCAAGATATTAGTTACAACACGACACAAACGTGTTGCATCAATTGTGAGTACTGTTCCGAATGATCATGACCTAAAAGGTCTATCAGACATGGATTGTTTTGAACTAGTAAGAAGGCATGCTTTCAGAGATGGAAATTCACTTCATGCAAATGGAAAGTTGGAAGTATTTGGAGAAAAAATTGTGAAGAAATGCAAGGGTTTACCTTTGGCTATAAAGACACTTGCGGGTCTCTTGCGAGATAAAAGGGAGAATGGCGAGTGGAAAGATCTTTTGGAGAATGAAATATGGGATTTAAGAGAGAGTGAGATCCTTCCATCGCTCATGCTGAGTTACTATCATCTTCCACCAATTCTGAAGAGATGCTTCACGTATTGTGCTTTGTTTCCCAAAGATTACGTATTTAACAAGATTGAAATAGTCATGTTGTGGATGGCAGAAGGTATTGTTCAACCAAAAGGAAGAAAACGACTGGAAGATATAGGGGCTGCATATTTTGATGAACTATTTATGAGGTCCTTCTTTGAGTTATCGAATCGCCGTCCTTCTAATGAGGCATCATCCCCTTTTGTTAAGCCAAGCATTATATatgaggaaattttttttgactTGTCAGAAAAACTTTACATCAAGTCATTTTTTGAGTCATCCAATAACatgggattagggtttgtgaTGCATGACTTGATCCATGATTTAGCGCAATATGTTTCGGGTGGAACATATTGTAGGAGAGAAGAGTATGATAAGCCATCAAAGGTTCTTACAACAGCCCGCCATTTGTCCTACCTTAAAAGGAATTGTAATGTTGAGGCACCAGAATTTGTGACCATGAAAAGCTTACGCACCCTTCTAGATCTAGAATACTATGGTGACAATTTTTTGAGTATCAAGTGGTTTTTTCCCACTATGGAATATCAATTTCAATTCCTACGTGTGCTACGTTTTAGAAAATGTAGCAATCCTGAGTTGCCTAATTCAATTGGCAAGTTGAAACATCTCAGGCTTCTTGATTTCTCATTTTCTGATGTTGAAAGGTTACCCGATTCAATTACAAGTCTTTGCAATCTACAAACATTGATCCTAATTCATTGTTGGAGCCTTAGAGAGTTGCCTAAAGATATGGGTAACATCTCAGGCTTCTTGATTTCTCATTTTCTCCCTGCAGTGTCATGGGGGGATTCCTATAAAATGCCATTAGGAATGGGTAACTTAACTAACCTTCAAACGCTGAGCACATTTGTTATGGGGTCAAAAAATAGTAGCGAGTTGAGGGACTTATCCCTACTCCGTGGTACTctggaaatttcaaatttggaaaCTATAGGGAATAATGAGAAAGAAGCTATGGTGGATAGTTTAAAAAACAAGGTGCACCTTCTTGGGGTACGGCTGCGTTGGAGTGAGTACGGAAGCGATGTTAGTTTTTGTGATTTGGGGAGAGATGAAAAAATAGAGGAGGATGTACTTGACCAACTACATCCTCATACCAATCTTGAATCTCTATGGATAGAAGATTATGGAGGTATGAGATTCCCAAGCTGGATAGGGCATCATTCCTTCTCTAATTTAGAGATTGTGAGTCTCATTGACTGTTGCAAATGCAAGTTCTTGCCTCATCTTAGGCAACTGCCATTGCTCAAACACCTAGTCATTGAAGGGTGCAGTGCTATAAAAATTATAGGAAGTGAGTTATATGGAGATGGCTCATCATCAGCTAATAAGCAATTTCGATCATTAGAGACACTACGCATTGGAAGGATGGACGAGTGGGTGGAATGGTCTGAAGTGGTTGAAGAAGAACAAGGAGAAGATGGAGGACAATTTCCTTGCCTCCTTGAGCTGACTATATGGTGTTGTCCCAAGCTAAGGATGTTTTCTCACCACTTTCCTGCATTGGTGGAACTAGAAATAGGAATGTGTCATGACCTAAGGAGAAGATGGAggattttccttcattgctaTATCAGGTGA